Within the Tessaracoccus flavescens genome, the region ATCGCCGTCCCTACGGGGTTCGGGATGGGACGTGCCGACCCGGGGCGGACGATGTCGTCGGCGACGAGGCGACCTGCACGGTTCGCAGGCCCGGCAAGCGGCACGGGTCGGCGCATGCCGGTGACGGCGTCGGTGGCCACGACGGCGTCACCGACGGCCCAGACCCCGTCGGCGGAGGTCCGCCCGTGTTCGTCGACCACGATGGCGCCGCGTTCGCATTCGATGCCCGCCGCCTCGAACGGTGCGGTGTCGGGGCGCACACCAACCGACAGGACGACGAGATCGGCAGCGATCCGGCTCCCGTCGCCGAGGACGACTGTCGCCTCGTCGGGTCCGTCCTCGATCGACGTGGCGGCCACGGCGTCGCGCACGGTGACCCCGATGGCACGCAGTTCCTGCGTGACGAGGTGGGCGAGTTCGGGCTCCAGCGGCGGCAGGACGTGGGGCGCGAGCTCGACGACCGTCACGTCGAGCCCTCGCATGGCGAGCGCCTCGGCCGCCTCGAGCCCGATGAAGCCTGCGCCGAGGACGACGGCACGGCTGGCGCCTTCGTCGACATCGGACTTGAGCCTGATGGCGTCATCCACCGTCCGCAGGGTGCTCACGCGCGGCGAGTCGAGCCCCGGTATGTCCGGCCGTATGGCCTTCGCGCCCGGCGACAGGACGAGCGCGTCGTAGGCGAGCTCGACGGGACCGTCCGGGGTCTGCGCGGTGACTGTCCGGCGCGCGGTGTCGACGGCCGTCACGTCGTGGCCGGTGCGGACGTCGAGGTTGAGCGCAGCGCGCAGCGAGGCCGGGGTCTGGACAAGGAGCTTTCCGCTGTCCTCGATCTCGCCCCCGACGTAGTACGGAAGCCCGCAGTTGGCGAACGACACGTGCCGTCCACGTTCGAGCACGATGATCTCGGCCGTCTCATCGAGGCGGCGGGCACGGGCGGCAGCGCTCATGCCGCCGGCGACGCCTCCGACGACGACGATCCTCATCGAGACACCTCCCCCGCCTGGGCGGCGACCTCGGCGTGCAGGTCGCTCATGTCGAGCCCCCTGACCGCTTCGATCAACTGATCGAGGTCGGGCCCGCGCACCGCACCCGGTTCCGCATGGACGATGACACCCTCGCGGAACGCCACGAGCGTGGGAATGGAGGCGATCTCGAATGCCTCGGCCAGTTCAGGCTGTGCCTCGGTGTCCACCTTCCCGAACAGGATGTCAGGGTGGCGCTCGGAGGCCTCCTCGAAGATCGGGGCGAAGACCTGGCACGGGCGGCACCAGCCTGCCCAGAAGTCGAGCAGGACGATGTCGTTGCCTGCAACACTCTCGTGGAGCGTCGCGTCGGTGATTTCTCGGGTTGGCATACCCCGAGCATATACCCCTGGGGGTATTACTTCAAACGGTCAGCTGTTGGTCCACTGGGCGCCGTACTGGACCTCTCCCGGATACAGCTCGTCCTTTCCGCCCGAGGCGTAGGTGAGCTCCACGCGCTCGATGCGCACCAGGTCGATCGCGCAGTCGTAGTTCACGGTCGCCACGGTCGAGCGATGCAGGGCGCCCGGCGCAACGGCCTTGGAGATGGTCAGCCGCTGGCTGCTGTTGCCCGACATGTCGGTGGCCGTCGAGCCGTCCGGGTTGTAGAACGAGACGTCGATCACCACGGACTGGAAGGTTTCGGTCTTTGACAGGTTCGTGAACTCGGGCGTGACGGCGAAGAGGCACCCCTTTGCGGGACCCTTACCGGACTTCTCGAACCAGTAGTTGCTGACCTTGAACAGGTTCTTGCGTCGCGTCTCTTCCGCGGCCTGCTTCTCCTGTTCCTCCTTCTCCTTCTGCTGCCGCTCCTTTTCCGCGGCCGCCTCCTCGTCGGCCCTACACTTGTCGACCGCGGCGTAGAGCTCCTCGTAACCCTTCAACCTTTCGAGCTGGGACGGGTTCAGCGGTTCGACAGCCTCGGCCGCCTCGTACCCTGCGGCGCACTCGGGCGCCGCGGCCCAGGCGTCGACGATCACCTGCACCGATTCGAGCTCCTCCTGCTGGTCCTGGAACTCACCCTTCGCCTTGGTCAGGGTCGAATAGTTGCTGACCTGACCTCGGACCTCCTCGCGAACCTCGTTGTACCGCTGCTCAGCCGTCTTGATGCGATCGGCATCATCGAGATCGACGGAGGCGATGGCACTGATGGCGCTCTTCGCCGCAGAGACCGCTTCGGCATCGGCCTCGGCGAGTTCGCGCGCCTTGATCGAGCTGTAGGCGAACCAGCCGCCACCCGCCACCAGCGCGAGCAGGAGCACCCCGACGACGATGCCGATGACAAGGCCGTTGCCCTTCTTCTTCTTCTTTCCGGGCTGCCACTGCGGGTTCTGTTGCTGGTTCCACGCGAAAGGAGGCCCGCCGGGGCCGGAGGGGCCACCAGTGAACCCCATCGGGCCGTTCGGTCCACCGGGGCCGTTCGGTCCACCGGGGCCGTTCGGTCCACCGGGGCCGTTCGGTCCGCTCGGGCCGGCCGCGTACGGGTTGCCTGCCGGGTAGGAGCCCGGCTGTGCCCCTTGCCGCTGGTTCCCGGGACCGACAAAGTCCGGACCGCCCTGCTGCGCGTTTCCGGGAGACCCCGGGCCGTTGGGCGGCCCCTGCCGGTCTCCCCAGTTTCCGTTCGCTCCAGCCATCACGTCTCCCCTGCAGTGTTTGTCGCGAGTCTGTTGGCGCGAGCATAGCCGCGCCCGGTGTCGCGAAGCGGAAGATCGTCCACGTGCGCGGCGGCCGGGCGGCGCGGCGGCGGCCCTGTCGGGAACCTGCCACGTCCTGGCAGTGACTCTGGGCCCTCCCTCGGGACACGATGGGTGGAGGCGTCGGCGGTTCCCGCGCCTCCGCGGCTATGGCTCTTGACACGACGGCAGATCTTGGCGCCTGGCGTAGTTCCACGACGCAGCCCTGGCTCCTGACGTTTGTTGGTCAGAGGGTGGGGCCAGGTCACTCCGACGCGGCCAGCAGGTCACTTTGCAGCTCGAGGGTTCGGGCGGCGAGATCGTCGCGGATCAGGTCCATGCGCTGGTCGCCTTCAATGCCGCGCAGGGAGGGTTCCTCTGTCGTCCAGCGCTCGATGGTGCCACGCATTCCCTCGACGGGGGCCAGCTGGGCCTCGGCTCCGATGAGGACGACACGGTCGACGCGGCGCAGCAGCTCGGCATCGATGGCCTTGGGGAACTCCCCCTCGAAGCTGCCCCCGACGCGCTCGACGCTCCCACGGGAGGCGGCATTGAGCGCGCTGCCGGGTCGCGTTCCGGCCGAATGGACCTCGATTGCGTCCCGGCAGGCCTGGCGCATCAGCGCGGCTGCCATCTGGCTCTTACCGGCGTTCTTCACGCACACGAACAGCACTGAGGGGCGGGTGGGGTTGGTCATGACAGTTCTCCCAGGAGGGTCGTGAGGGCCGCGAGACCCTCGGGTCGAGGAGTGAAGTGGGCCCAACGTCCACGCATTTCACGGTTGACCAGACCGGCTTCCACCAGCTTCTTCAGATGGTGCGACAGGGTCGGCTGCGTCACGCCGAAGACCTCCGGGAGGTGACAGGCGCACACGCTCGAACAGCAGCTCGCGGCGATGTGGTGGAAGATTCGCAGCCGCACCGGGTCCGACAGCGCCTTGGCGACAAGGGCAACCTGTTCGGCCCTCTGGGGCGAGATCGTGGCCCCGCCAGGCAGGCAGGTGGAGGAATCGAGGGTCAGGTCCACCGACATGGTCATGGAATCACCCTACCTCACGTATTGACGATCATCGATGTGTCTGTATCACCTGACGTATCGACGTCCATATGTCGGATGTCCTGATCTTGTGGAGGTTTCATCATGTCGGTCATTCGTGTCTTCGAACCCGCGCTGTGCTGCAACACGGGGGTCTGTGGCCCGGAGCTGGACCAAGCGCTGGTCGACTTCACCGCCGCGGTCAACGCGCTCAAGGACCGTGGAGTAGACATCGAGCGCTCCAACCTGGCCAGTGACCCGTCGCTGTTCGCGCAGAACCCTGTGGTCGTGAACTTCCTCCAGACTGCGGGATCCGAGAGCCTGCCCCTGACCTTGGTCGATGACGTCACGGTGCTGACTGGTCGTCATCCCCGGCTGGACGAGCTCGAGCGCTACGCCGGGTTGGTAGACGAGGCCCCTGCCGGCGGCTGCTTGTCGGCGGAGAATCCCGTGATCACCACGGGCTGCTGCGGATCGTCACAGCCGACGTCCGCTCCGGCAATGGGGGGATGCTGCGGCGAGTCGACGGCAACGTCAACCGACTCGGACTGCTGCTGAACGCCCCGCCCCCAAGAGACCCCAGGAGACTGACATGTTCAACTTCCTCGCCGACGCCCCTCGGCACTTCTTCTTCACCGGCAAGGGCGGCGTGGGCAAGACCAGTATCGCGTGCGCGACGGCCGTCCGCCTGGCCCGTCAGGGCAAGCGCGTGCTGCTGGTCAGCACCGACCCTGCCAGCAACGTCGCCCAGGTCTTCGGCGTGGCCATCGGCAACAAGGTCACGCAGATCCCCGCCGTGCCGGGATTGGCCGCGTTGGAGATCAACCCTGACCAGGCGGCTGCCGCCTACCGTGACAAGATCCTCGAGCCGGTACGGGCCATCCTGCCGATCAAGGAGATCGAGGCCATCACCGAGCAACTGTCCGGTTCGTGCACCACGGAGATTGCCTCGTTCAACGAGTTCACCGACCTGCTGGCCGACCCGGAGATGACCCGCGACTACGACCACGTGATCTTCGACACGGCACCCACAGGTCACACCATCCGCCTGCTGCAGCTGCCCGGCAGCTGGACCAGCTACCTCGACAACGGCAAGGGCGACGCCTCCTGCTTGGGACCGATGAGCGGGCTGGAGAAGAACCGCGCCACCTACCGTGCCGCGGTCCAGGCCTTGACCGATCCGACGCGCACCCGACTGGTGCTCATCGCCCGGGCCCAACAGTCCACCCTGCGTGAGGTGGCTCGCACCCTCGAGGAACTGGCCGAGCTCGACATCCATGCGACCAACCTCGTGGTCAACGGCCAGCTCTCGGCATCCGCCGCGACCGATGACCTCTCGCGTGCCATCCACGCCCGCGAGCAGACGGCCCTCAGCGGAATGCCGGCAGCGTTGGCGGCACTGCCACGCGACACCATCGAGCTCAAGTCGGTCAACATGGTCGGCCTCGACGCTCTCGAATCCCTGCTCGACGAGCGCGTCGACGTCGCCGCTGCCGAGGAACCACAGACCAGCGGGAACGATGTGACGATGCCCCGTCTTGCCGCTCTGGTTGATGAGCTGGCCCAGGCAGACCACGGCCTGGTGATGGCCATGGGCAAGGGAGGTGTCGGCAAGACGACCCTGGTGAGTATTCGAGCCTGACGGGACCACTGGATATTGCCTCTGGGAGCCATCGATATTGACGTTGGGGGCCACCGGTGGCGCTGGTGGGGGCCGGGGGCCGTCCACCAGCGCCGGGCTGGTCACTTCGTGGCGGTGTGTTCTCTCATGTTGTGGGTGCCGGTGTCGATCCAGATGGTGTTGTGGACGATGCGGTCCATGATGGCGTCGGCGTGGACTCCTCCGCCGAGGCGCTGGTGCCAGTCCTTCTTCGCGTATTGGGTGCAGAAGACGGTGGAGGTGGTGTCGTAGCGGCGCTCGAGGAGCTCCAGGAGCATGCTGCGCATGCTTTCGTCGGGTGGGTCGAGGAGCCATTCATCGATCACGAGCAGGGTGAAGGCCGCGTACTTGCGGAGGAACTTCATCTGCCCCTGTGGCTTGTCCTTGGCGAGATGCCAGGCTTCGGCGAGGTCGGGCATTCGGATGTAGTGG harbors:
- a CDS encoding FAD-dependent oxidoreductase, whose amino-acid sequence is MRIVVVGGVAGGMSAAARARRLDETAEIIVLERGRHVSFANCGLPYYVGGEIEDSGKLLVQTPASLRAALNLDVRTGHDVTAVDTARRTVTAQTPDGPVELAYDALVLSPGAKAIRPDIPGLDSPRVSTLRTVDDAIRLKSDVDEGASRAVVLGAGFIGLEAAEALAMRGLDVTVVELAPHVLPPLEPELAHLVTQELRAIGVTVRDAVAATSIEDGPDEATVVLGDGSRIAADLVVLSVGVRPDTAPFEAAGIECERGAIVVDEHGRTSADGVWAVGDAVVATDAVTGMRRPVPLAGPANRAGRLVADDIVRPGSARPIPNPVGTAIVRVGSLTAAMTGANRAALDAAGLDYRTVHLHPNQHAGYFPGATQVRLVLHMRSDDGLLLGAQAVGLDGVDKRIDVLATAIRAGMAAPDLIDLDLAYSPPYGQAKDGVNLAGMLAANVLDETLTLWYADDLEDVSAEALILDARSEGEYATGHLPGSLNIAHTQLRERLDEVREAAAGRPVRVLCASGVRSAIAHRILTQSGFDSASLSGGMLTLRATLGDRADTVLTTR
- a CDS encoding thioredoxin family protein, which produces MPTREITDATLHESVAGNDIVLLDFWAGWCRPCQVFAPIFEEASERHPDILFGKVDTEAQPELAEAFEIASIPTLVAFREGVIVHAEPGAVRGPDLDQLIEAVRGLDMSDLHAEVAAQAGEVSR
- a CDS encoding arsenate-mycothiol transferase ArsC yields the protein MTNPTRPSVLFVCVKNAGKSQMAAALMRQACRDAIEVHSAGTRPGSALNAASRGSVERVGGSFEGEFPKAIDAELLRRVDRVVLIGAEAQLAPVEGMRGTIERWTTEEPSLRGIEGDQRMDLIRDDLAARTLELQSDLLAASE
- a CDS encoding ArsR/SmtB family transcription factor, coding for MTMSVDLTLDSSTCLPGGATISPQRAEQVALVAKALSDPVRLRIFHHIAASCCSSVCACHLPEVFGVTQPTLSHHLKKLVEAGLVNREMRGRWAHFTPRPEGLAALTTLLGELS
- the arsD gene encoding arsenite efflux transporter metallochaperone ArsD; translated protein: MSVIRVFEPALCCNTGVCGPELDQALVDFTAAVNALKDRGVDIERSNLASDPSLFAQNPVVVNFLQTAGSESLPLTLVDDVTVLTGRHPRLDELERYAGLVDEAPAGGCLSAENPVITTGCCGSSQPTSAPAMGGCCGESTATSTDSDCC
- a CDS encoding TRC40/GET3/ArsA family transport-energizing ATPase — protein: MFNFLADAPRHFFFTGKGGVGKTSIACATAVRLARQGKRVLLVSTDPASNVAQVFGVAIGNKVTQIPAVPGLAALEINPDQAAAAYRDKILEPVRAILPIKEIEAITEQLSGSCTTEIASFNEFTDLLADPEMTRDYDHVIFDTAPTGHTIRLLQLPGSWTSYLDNGKGDASCLGPMSGLEKNRATYRAAVQALTDPTRTRLVLIARAQQSTLREVARTLEELAELDIHATNLVVNGQLSASAATDDLSRAIHAREQTALSGMPAALAALPRDTIELKSVNMVGLDALESLLDERVDVAAAEEPQTSGNDVTMPRLAALVDELAQADHGLVMAMGKGGVGKTTLVSIRA